A genomic window from Motacilla alba alba isolate MOTALB_02 chromosome 2, Motacilla_alba_V1.0_pri, whole genome shotgun sequence includes:
- the GTPBP4 gene encoding nucleolar GTP-binding protein 1: MALYNFKKITVVPSAKDFIDLTLSKTQRKTPTVIHKHYQIHRIRHFYMRKVKFTQQNYHDRLTQILTDFPKLDDIHPFYADLMNVLYDKDHYKLALGQINIAKNLIDNVAKDYVRLMKYGDSLYRCKQLKRAALGRMCTIIKRQKQSLEYLEQVRQHLSRLPTIDPNTRTLLLCGYPNVGKSSFINKVTRADVEVQPYAFTTKSLFVGHMDYRYLRWQVVDTPGILDHPLEDRNTIEMQAITALAHLCAAVLYVMDVSEQCGHSLEEQVELFRNIKPLFANKPLIIVANKCDVKRISELPEESQKIFEAFEAEGFSVIETSTLTEEGVIQVKTEACDRLLAHRVDTKMKGNKVNEVLNRLHLAMPTKRDNKERLPFIPEGVVARKKRMEVDTPKRKLERDIELEMGDDYILDLQKYWDLMNSSEKYDKIPEIWEGHNILDYIDPDIMRKLEELEKEEELREAAGEYDSESESEDEEMMEIRKLARKIREKKKLKILQSKEKDVHGPRMPRTAKKVQRKVLEKEMTDLGLDMTNKDDAHYVRRSRSTTRKRKRDESETPRSVSRSRSCSRTPRDVSGLRDEKMVKKVKIMAKKAQKKMNRLGRKGEADRHIFNLKPRHLLAGKRKSGKTQRR; this comes from the exons ATGGCGCTCTACAACTTCAAGAAGATCACGGTGGTTCCGTCTGCCAAG GACTTCATAGATTTGACATTGTCAAAGACCCAGCGAAAGACCCCAACTGTCATTCATAAACATTATCAAATCCATCGGATTCGACATTTTTATATGCGAAAAGTCAAATTTACTCAACAGAATTACCATGACAGACTCACTCAGATCTTAACAGATTTCCCGAAATTAGAT GATATTCATCCTTTTTACGCGGACCTGATGAACGTTCTGTACGACAAAGACCACTACAAGTTGGCTTTGGGGCAGATCAATATTGCCAAGAACCTGATTGACAA CGTGGCCAAGGACTACGTGCGGCTGATGAAGTATGGGGACTCTCTGTACCGCTGCAAGCAGCTCAAGCGGGCGGCCCTGGGACGCATGTGCACCATCATCAAGAGACAGAAACAGAGCCTGGAGTATTTGGAGCAAG tgcGACAGCATTTGTCTCGTTTGCCAACCATTGATCCCAATACACGAACTCTTCTGCTGTGTGGCTACCCAAATGTTGGGAAATCCAGCTTTATAAATAAG GTTACAAGAGCAGATGTAGAAGTGCAGCCTTATGCCTTTACCACGAAATCTCTCTTTGTGGGACATATGGATTATAGGTATCTACGTTGGCAG GTAGTAGACACTCCTGGTATTTTGGATCACCCCCTGGAGGACAGGAACACCATTGAGATGCAGGCTATCACTGCCCTGGCAcatctgtgtgctgctgtgctctaCGTGATGGATGTGTCTGAGCAGTGTGGGCAtagcctggaggagcaggtggAGCTCTTCAGAAATATTAAGCCATTGTTTGCTAACAAG CCACTTATAATCGTTGCAAACAAATGCGATGTGAAGAGGATTTCAGAACTTCCTGAAGAGAGTCAG aaaatatttgaagctTTTGAAGCAGAAGGATTTTCTGTAATAGAGACAAGTACGCTAACTGAAGAAGGTGTAATCCAAGTTAAAACAGAG GCCTGTGACAGACTGTTGGCTCATCGTGTTGATACtaaaatgaaaggaaacaaagtgAATGAAGTACTGAATAGATTACACTTGGCCATGCCAACCAAAAGAGATAACAAG GAGCGACTGCCTTTTATACCTGAAGGAGTAGTAGCTCGTAAGAAACGCATGGAAGTAGACACTCCCAAGAGGAAATTG GAGAGAGATATTGAACTTGAAATGGGAGATGATTATATTCTGGATCTGCAGA aatacTGGGACTTAATGAATTCATCTGAGAAATATGATAAGATTCCAGAGATATGGGAAGGCCATAATATACTTGACTACATTGATCCTGATATAATGAGA AAACTGGAAGAAttggagaaagaagaagagctgagagaagctgctggagaatATGACAGTGAATCAGAAAGTGAAGATGAAGAAATGATGGAAATCAGAAAATTGGCAAGGAAGataagagaaaagaagaaactgaaaatcctGCAGTCAAAGGAAAAAGATGTTCATGGTCCAAGGATGCCTAGAACAGCTAAAAAG GTCCAGAGGAAGGTGTTAGAGAAAGAAATGACTGATCTTGGACTTGACATGACTAATAAAGATGAT GCACATTATGTGAGGAGGTCGCGCAGCACCACGAGGAAACGGAAGCGCGATGAGTCCGAAACGCCCAGGTCGGTGTCGCGCAGTCGCAGCTGCTCTCGCACACCACGGGATGTGTCTGGCCTTCGGGATGAAAAG atgGTGAAGAAGGTCAAGATCATGGCAAAGAAagctcaaaagaaaatgaatcgCCTGGGCAGGAAAGGAGAGGCAGACAGGCACATATTTAACTTGAAGCCAAGACATCTGCTGGCTGGGAAGAGAAAATCCggcaaaacacagagaagataA
- the IDI1 gene encoding isopentenyl-diphosphate Delta-isomerase 1 isoform X1 yields the protein MWRALLRAGSAAPRSGPGVRGERRGPSARTASRRCATIRMPEVNTDHLDEQQVQLLAEMCILIDENDNKIGAETKKNCHLNENIDKGLLHRAFSVFLFNTENKLLLQQRSNAKITFPDCFTNTCCSHPLSHPQELEENDAIGVRRAAQRRLKAELGIPMEQVPPEEISYLTRIHYKAKSDGIWGEHEIDYILFVQKDVTLNPDPNEIQSYCYVTQKELKQLLDKAARNEVKITPWFKLIAETFLFKWWDNLNNLNKFVEHEKIHRM from the exons ATGTGGCGCGCGCTGCTccgggccgggagcgcggcCCCTCGGAGCGGCCCCGGCGTGAGGGGAGAGCGGCGGGGGCCGAGCGCACGGACTGCGAG TAGAAGGTGTGCTACCATCAGGATGCCTGAAGTAAACACAGATCACCTGGATGAGCAGCAGGTGCAGCTCTTGGCAGAGATGTGCATCCTTATCGATGAAAATGACAATAAGATTGGAGCAGAGACCAAGAAAAACTGTCACTTGAATGAAAACATTGACAAAG gtttaCTGCACCGagctttcagtgttttcttatttaatacggaaaataaactgctgctgcagcagaggtcaaatgcaaaaattacatttccag ATTGTTTTACCAACACCTGTTGCAGTCACCCTCTAAGCCATCCACaagaactggaagaaaatgatGCCATTGGTGTTcggagagcagcacagagacggctgaaagcagagctgggaattcccATGGAGCAG GTACCTCCGGAAGAAATCTCCTACCTGACACGAATTCACTACAAGGCCAAGTCTGATGGCATCTGGGGAGAACATGAGATAGACTATATCTTATTTGTGCAGAAGGATGTGACGCTGAATCCTGACCCCAACGAGATCCAAAGCTACTGCTATGTGACGCAGAAAGAACTGAAACAGCTCTTGGACAAAGCTGCCAGGAATGAAGTTAAGATTACTCCATGGTTCAAGCTGATAGCAGAGACCTTTCTTTTTAAGTGGTGGGATAACTTGAATAACTTGAACAAATTTGTTGAGCATGAAAAAATACACCGAATGTGA
- the IDI1 gene encoding isopentenyl-diphosphate Delta-isomerase 1 isoform X2, translated as MWRALLRAGSAAPRSGPGVRGERRGPSARTARRCATIRMPEVNTDHLDEQQVQLLAEMCILIDENDNKIGAETKKNCHLNENIDKGLLHRAFSVFLFNTENKLLLQQRSNAKITFPDCFTNTCCSHPLSHPQELEENDAIGVRRAAQRRLKAELGIPMEQVPPEEISYLTRIHYKAKSDGIWGEHEIDYILFVQKDVTLNPDPNEIQSYCYVTQKELKQLLDKAARNEVKITPWFKLIAETFLFKWWDNLNNLNKFVEHEKIHRM; from the exons ATGTGGCGCGCGCTGCTccgggccgggagcgcggcCCCTCGGAGCGGCCCCGGCGTGAGGGGAGAGCGGCGGGGGCCGAGCGCACGGACTGCGAG AAGGTGTGCTACCATCAGGATGCCTGAAGTAAACACAGATCACCTGGATGAGCAGCAGGTGCAGCTCTTGGCAGAGATGTGCATCCTTATCGATGAAAATGACAATAAGATTGGAGCAGAGACCAAGAAAAACTGTCACTTGAATGAAAACATTGACAAAG gtttaCTGCACCGagctttcagtgttttcttatttaatacggaaaataaactgctgctgcagcagaggtcaaatgcaaaaattacatttccag ATTGTTTTACCAACACCTGTTGCAGTCACCCTCTAAGCCATCCACaagaactggaagaaaatgatGCCATTGGTGTTcggagagcagcacagagacggctgaaagcagagctgggaattcccATGGAGCAG GTACCTCCGGAAGAAATCTCCTACCTGACACGAATTCACTACAAGGCCAAGTCTGATGGCATCTGGGGAGAACATGAGATAGACTATATCTTATTTGTGCAGAAGGATGTGACGCTGAATCCTGACCCCAACGAGATCCAAAGCTACTGCTATGTGACGCAGAAAGAACTGAAACAGCTCTTGGACAAAGCTGCCAGGAATGAAGTTAAGATTACTCCATGGTTCAAGCTGATAGCAGAGACCTTTCTTTTTAAGTGGTGGGATAACTTGAATAACTTGAACAAATTTGTTGAGCATGAAAAAATACACCGAATGTGA
- the IDI1 gene encoding isopentenyl-diphosphate Delta-isomerase 1 isoform X3 — MPEVNTDHLDEQQVQLLAEMCILIDENDNKIGAETKKNCHLNENIDKGLLHRAFSVFLFNTENKLLLQQRSNAKITFPDCFTNTCCSHPLSHPQELEENDAIGVRRAAQRRLKAELGIPMEQVPPEEISYLTRIHYKAKSDGIWGEHEIDYILFVQKDVTLNPDPNEIQSYCYVTQKELKQLLDKAARNEVKITPWFKLIAETFLFKWWDNLNNLNKFVEHEKIHRM; from the exons ATGCCTGAAGTAAACACAGATCACCTGGATGAGCAGCAGGTGCAGCTCTTGGCAGAGATGTGCATCCTTATCGATGAAAATGACAATAAGATTGGAGCAGAGACCAAGAAAAACTGTCACTTGAATGAAAACATTGACAAAG gtttaCTGCACCGagctttcagtgttttcttatttaatacggaaaataaactgctgctgcagcagaggtcaaatgcaaaaattacatttccag ATTGTTTTACCAACACCTGTTGCAGTCACCCTCTAAGCCATCCACaagaactggaagaaaatgatGCCATTGGTGTTcggagagcagcacagagacggctgaaagcagagctgggaattcccATGGAGCAG GTACCTCCGGAAGAAATCTCCTACCTGACACGAATTCACTACAAGGCCAAGTCTGATGGCATCTGGGGAGAACATGAGATAGACTATATCTTATTTGTGCAGAAGGATGTGACGCTGAATCCTGACCCCAACGAGATCCAAAGCTACTGCTATGTGACGCAGAAAGAACTGAAACAGCTCTTGGACAAAGCTGCCAGGAATGAAGTTAAGATTACTCCATGGTTCAAGCTGATAGCAGAGACCTTTCTTTTTAAGTGGTGGGATAACTTGAATAACTTGAACAAATTTGTTGAGCATGAAAAAATACACCGAATGTGA